The Trichosurus vulpecula isolate mTriVul1 chromosome 4, mTriVul1.pri, whole genome shotgun sequence genome contains a region encoding:
- the TMEM198 gene encoding transmembrane protein 198: protein MSGTVETLRFQLLPPEPDEPLWGVPCEQPPERRYQALPSLVCTMCCLFGVVYCFFGYRCFKAVLFLTGLLFGSVVIFLLCYRERVLETQLNAGASAGIALGIGLLCGLVAMLVRSVGLFLVGLLLGLLLGAAALMGSGPFYQPGSVWGPLGLLLGGGLLCALLTLRWPRPFTTLATAVAGAALIAAAADYFAELLLLGRYAAERLRAAPVPPLCWRSWALLAIWPLLSLMGVLVQWRVTAEGDSHTEVVISRQQRRVQLMRIRQREERKEKRRRKRPPRAPSRGSRAPPKPGPPDSGYRRRPVPVKRFNGDVLSPSYIQSFRDRQTGNSLSSFVAPPVDLDYECGSTVPLTAGSEPPVRV, encoded by the exons ATGTCCGGCACTGTGGAGACACTACGGTTCCAGCTGCTGCCCCCTGAACCAGATGAACCTCTCTGGGGCGTCCCCTGTGAGCAGCCCCCGGAGCGGAGGTACCAGGCGCTGCCCTCCCTCGTCTGCACTATGTGCTGTCTCTTCGGTGTTGTCTACTGCTTCTTTG GTTACCGCTGCTTCAAGGCTGTGCTATTTCTCACGGGACTCCTGTTCGGTTCAGTGGTCATCTTCCTGCTCTGCTACCGAGAGCGGGTGCTGGAGACGCAGCTGAATGCTGGGGCAAGTGCGGGCATTGCCCTGGGCATCGGCCTGCTGTGCGGGCTGGTGGCCATGCTGGTACGCAGCGTGGGGCTCTTCCTGGTTGGACTGCTGCTCGGGCTGCTGCTGGGGGCAGCCGCCCTGATGGGTTCTGGCCCTTTCTACCAGCCAGGCTCTGTGTGGGGGCCACTGGGGCTGTTGCTGGGAGGGGGCCTGCTGTGTGCCCTGCTCACCTTGCGCTGGCCTCGGCCGTTCACCACTCTGGCCACTGCCGTGGCCGGGGCTGCCCTCATTGCCGCAGCTGCCGACTACTTTGCAGAACTGTTACTGTTGGGGCGCTATGCTGCAGAGAGGCTCCGGGCTGCCCCAGTGCCTCCACTGTGCTGGCGGAGCTGGGCCCTGCTGGCCATCTGGCCTCTGCTCAGCCTGATGGGCGTCCTGGTACAATGGAGAGTCACAGCTGAGGGGGACTCACACACAGAGG TGGTGATTAGCCGGCAGCAGCGAAGGGTACAACTGATGCGAATTCGGCAGCGTGAGGAGCGGAAGGAGAAGCGAAGGAGGAAGAGACCCCCTCGGGCTCCTTCTCGGGGTTCCCGGGCCCCACCAAAGCCTGGCCCTCCTGATTCTGGCTATCGACGAAGGCCTGTGCCTGTCAAACGCTTCAATGGAGACGTGCTCTCTCCT AGCTACATTCAGAGTTTTCGGGACCGGCAGACGGGGAATTCTCTGAGCAGTTTTGTGGCACCCCCAGTAGACCTGGATTATGAATGTGGTTCCACAGTGCCGCTGACAGCTGGCTCAGAACCCCCTGTTCGAGTATAG